A single Ascochyta rabiei chromosome 4, complete sequence DNA region contains:
- a CDS encoding Amidase, translating to MPPAQKKSPTRTWTEIAEDAQSYRDATITSLNPSAPCLPSVLPKNVLHMPGELLDQSVSSITKLLPEELLVCLANGQLSAVQVTTAFLQHAAISQSLSNCLTELLPTLALERAKELDVYFQEYKRPIGPLHGLPISLKEHLGLQGLRCTTGYVSHWDTIAKEDAHIIQVLRDAGAVFHCRTTVPQTMMHLETDSNLYGVTTNPYNRNLTSGGSSGGEGALIALRGSCLGIGSDVGGSIRSPAANCGIYGLKPTAFRLPTDGWGYMMAGADTVETVVGPLSTSLQGLRIFMKTIIDSEPWLEEPALIPMPWRPYTVPTERPLRIGVLWHDGIVRPHPPITRALKLVTDKLKEHNIEIVDFAPHLHDEAWAILSSLYYPDGGKADSEDMASSGEPWRPLSEWIIKDNPCVKKLSVGELAYWFEEREAYRKEYALHWKNHGIDALLCPVGPGVAPKHNTAKYWNYTSQWNLLDYPGLAFPVCRVDKNQDSWNGGERLLGELDEVNRNLWDSEEFHGAPVGLQLVGRRFEDEKIVGIFEHIAEKIGLPFEVAI from the coding sequence ATGCCTCCTGCTCAGAAGAAGTCACCAACGCGAACGTGGACCGAGATCGCTGAAGACGCTCAAAGCTATCGAGATGCTACGATAACCTCTTTGAATCCGTCAGCACCCTGTCTCCCTTCGGTTTTGCCGAAGAACGTCCTGCATATGCCTGGTGAGCTGCTTGATCAGTCTGTTTCGTCGATCACAAAACTGCTTCCTGAGGAGCTACTCGTGTGTCTCGCGAACGGCCAGCTGTCTGCTGTACAAGTCACCACTGCTTTCCTGCAACATGCTGCCATATCACAAAGCCTATCAAACTGCCTTACGGAGCTCCTACCTACCCTTGCTCTAGAGCGAGCAAAGGAGCTCGATGTTTACTTCCAGGAGTACAAGCGTCCAATTGGCCCCCTGCACGGCTTACCCATCAGCCTGAAGGAGCATCTTGGTCTTCAAGGACTTCGGTGCACGACTGGGTACGTCTCACACTGGGACACCATCGCTAAAGAAGATGCGCACATCATCCAGGTGCTGCGAGATGCAGGCGCCGTCTTTCATTGCAGAACGACAGTACCGCAAACAATGATGCATCTTGAGACAGACTCGAATCTTTATGGTGTTACCACAAACCCATACAACCGCAACCTCACATCTGGTGGAAGCTCCGGTGGCGAGGGCGCACTCATCGCCCTCCGTGGCTCTTGCCTGGGCATTGGCTCTGACGTAGGAGGCTCAATTCGAAGCCCAGCTGCGAACTGTGGTATCTACGGCCTAAAGCCAACAGCGTTTCGATTACCGACCGATGGCTGGGGTTACATGATGGCTGGTGCGGATACCGTCGAGACCGTAGTCGGGCCACTCTCGACTTCGTTGCAAGGATTGAGGATTTTCATGAAGACTATAATTGACTCAGAACCTTGGCTCGAAGAACCTGCGCTGATACCGATGCCCTGGCGTCCCTACACAGTACCTACCGAGCGGCCATTGCGTATAGGCGTGCTATGGCACGATGGAATTGTGCGACCGCATCCACCAATTACACGTGCCTTGAAGCTCGTCACAGATAAGTTGAAAGAACACAACATCGAGATCGTCGATTTCGCGCCTCACTTACACGATGAAGCATGGGCAATTTTATCCTCGCTGTACTACCCCGACGGTGGGAAAGCCGATTCTGAGGACATGGCCTCTTCCGGCGAACCATGGCGACCACTTTCCGAGTGGATCATCAAAGACAACCCGTGCGTTAAGAAGCTCTCAGTAGGCGAACTAGCATACTGGTTTGAAGAGCGCGAAGCGTATCGCAAGGAGTATGCACTACACTGGAAGAATCACGGCATCGACGCATTGCTCTGCCCTGTAGGCCCTGGCGTAGCGCCAAAACACAATACAGCGAAATACTGGAACTACACGAGTCAGTGGAATCTGCTCGACTATCCGGGGCTTGCGTTTCCTGTGTGTAGAGTCGACAAAAATCAGGACAGTTGGAACGGTGGTGAGCGGTTGTTGGGCGAGCTTGATGAGGTTAACAGGAATCTTTGGGACTCTGAAGAGTTCCATGGTGCACCTGTGGGGCTGCAGTTGGTCGGCAGACGATTCGAGGATGAGAAGATCGTCGGCATTTTTGAGCACATCGCTGAAAAAATCGGTTTACCTTTCGAGGTAGCCATATGA
- a CDS encoding RNA helicase, whose translation MPPQPKRKWHRPRPNGAAPNPAANPLSTAAQQPKRPKVEDAVQQNGGPTGPVDVKAMYSTSAGNVEAKRFSEMAGALDQSLLNSLDKMGFEFMSPVQQKVLTELPNITSDCIVQAKTGTGKTVAFLLPAIQNLLSGNAPPRGKVGILIICPTRELALQIAKEAGGVTACLPRRMETHTAFGGTSRASNLKAFMNGNPTILVATPGRLDDILGEEEVRERFTHVKTVVLDEADQMLDAGFAPAVKKILRRIPPKNDGWQGMCFSATMNPDVMDVAKCVLFPGYTTLSTVDPNEVPTHERVPQFYITVPSVTQTFAALLALIEQEYNKNSTDFKVIVFGTTANGVGLFYDLYKNALPQFRLFELHSRMSQPARTKTTQQFKDATSGILVASDVVGRGMDFPNVGLVVQVGLPSSTEQYVHRVGRTARAGKDGRAVIVLSEQESFFPKINRTLPLNPYPVDIVSQVPKHQPTVTRAFTNVEEEAKAKAYQAFLGYNKTFLKKLKLSPAELVRLANEYAKAMGCPEPPLIEKSTVGKMGLKGVPGLRIGSRRS comes from the coding sequence ATGCCTCCACAGCCCAAACGCAAGTGGCACCGTCCCAGACCCAACGGTGCTGCTCCCAACCCCGCGGCCAACCCTCTCTCGACCGCCGCCCAGCAGCCAAAACGCCCAAAGGTCGAGGATGCAGTACAGCAGAACGGAGGCCCCACCGGGCCTGTCGACGTCAAGGCCATGTACAGCACATCTGCCGGTAACGTCGAAGCAAAGCGATTCTCCGAGATGGCGGGTGCACTGGACCAGTCGCTGCTGAACAGCCTGGACAAGATGGGCTTTGAGTTCATGTCGCCTGTCCAGCAGAAGGTTCTCACCGAGTTGCCAAACATCACGTCCGACTGCATTGTGCAGGCCAAGACCGGTACTGGCAAGACTGTCGCTTTCCTGCTGCCTGCCATTCAGAACCTTCTCTCTGGTAATGCTCCTCCCCGAGGCAAGGTCGGCATTCTGATCATCTGCCCTACCCGCGAGCTGGCGCTGCAGATTGCGAAGGAAGCGGGAGGCGTCACTGCCTGCCTGCCGCGCAGGATGGAGACGCACACTGCCTTTGGAGGTACATCCCGTGCCTCCAACCTCAAGGCCTTCATGAACGGCAATCCTACTATCCTCGTTGCCACGCCTGGCCGACTGGACGACATTCTCGGCGAAGAAGAGGTCCGCGAAAGGTTCACACACGTCAAGACTGTCGTTCTCGATGAAGCAGACCAGATGCTTGACGCTGGATTTGCGCCGGCGGTCAAGAAGATTCTCCGTCGTATTCCGCCAAAGAACGACGGATGGCAGGGCATGTGCTTCTCCGCAACCATGAACCCAGATGTTATGGATGTCGCCAAGTGTGTACTCTTCCCTGGATATACTACGCTTTCTACCGTGGACCCCAATGAGGTTCCAACCCACGAGCGCGTCCCACAGTTCTACATCACTGTGCCCTCCGTCACTCAAACCTTCGCTGCCCTCCTGGCTTTGATCGAGCAGGAGTACAACAAGAACTCCACCGACTTCAAGGTGATTGTGTTCGGCACGACTGCCAACGGCGTAGGCTTGTTCTATGATCTGTACAAGAACGCATTGCCTCAATTCAGGCTCTTTGAGTTGCACAGCCGCATGTCGCAGCCTGCTCGAACCAAGACAACCCAACAGTTCAAGGATGCTACAAGCGGTATCCTTGTAGCTTCCGACGTGGTTGGCCGTGGCATGGACTTCCCTAATGTCGGTCTTGTTGTTCAAGTCGGTCTTCCTTCGAGCACCGAGCAGTACGTCCATCGAGTCGGTCGTACTGCCCGCGCTGGCAAGGACGGACGTGCTGTCATTGTTCTTTCTGAGCAGGAGTCTTTCTTCCCCAAAATCAACAGGACTCTGCCACTTAACCCTTACCCCGTGGACATTGTTTCGCAAGTGCCCAAGCACCAACCGACCGTCACCAGAGCGTTCACCAACGTTGAAGAGGAAGCCAAGGCCAAGGCTTATCAGGCATTCCTGGGATATAACAAGACGTTTTTGAAGAAGTTGAAGTTGTCACCTGCCGAGCTTGTGCGCCTTGCGAACGAGTATGCAAAGGCCATGGGCTGCCCAGAGCCGCCTCTCATTGAGAAGAGCACAGTCGGCAAGATGGGCCTTAAGGGTGTTCCTGGTCTCAGAATCGGCTCTCGAAGGTCTTAA
- a CDS encoding Forkhead transcription factor → MQIFQDPAPPHDHHEAAAYDPRYLDAFVSIVDVSNDAHTLLAAPSSLSTKPSPRKGQHDSSSPLRNVLGDKGVNVNLPPPREQRFRTDAPMKTRQPEQPHTMAPVHHWPGLPSSQADKENAYPYSDPKMIAMSAAEPPAKQTCNNKRALMDTAPLRDRSKKQKVAKEVKIEESEGPLPEPDDMPSVEDDGSKPSYSYAMLIGMAILRAPSRRLTLAQIYKWISDTFAFYRNSQETGWQNSIRHNLSLSKAFSKQERPKDDPGKGHYWIINAGFEKQYHKVKSTRRSTNPDGFVPAYPSDLPRPSTSTSASFPPMSSTKGFDSSRFPEPDETELPDSDATIPCSDPAAHDGHDSMNMPPPRTMPSSPPPADIQSSPPPPVSRSRSVREDTPPRAPRFPSNSRSGGRRRKFNGLGDSGYYSSIESSAIKGNPLGPLLTSEADLDRPSIKRGRAEEEIARIRGSSYDSPSKARHHMKQPNAAQPISSPFRPGDKISGNPLTPAIVFKRPALPPASASPNTNLRNHRNKMRELVGGSPDKSLAMWADTSFLDAKGWSPAVSIPNEEHVNLVGEGFESTFDIFGDFSYNESPLKRSMSMKRPRMERAVTTSGVLADITGSKGNMMNSPTPNWKMASSFLNIPNLSPIKGMSPLKAPQLKPSTSTPLAGLGLSLPGPNKENGLPGLCPSQPFSAPSTQQQSKDDDDIFHLLHSDESEPGIDLLQGFEKIGARPSAVAPNGSPKKLSRPGLTRSSTVRF, encoded by the coding sequence ATGCAGATTTTTCAGGATCCTGCACCACCCCACGACCACCACGAGGCCGCCGCCTACGACCCGCGCTATCTCGACGCCTTTGTGAGCATCGTCGACGTGTCCAACGACGCCCACACCCTCCTCGCCGCCCCGTCCTCTCTCTCCACCAAGCCGTCGCCGCGCAAAGGCCAACACGACTCCAGCTCACCCCTACGCAACGTCCTCGGCGACAAGGGCGTCAACGTCAACCTCCCACCACCCAGGGAGCAGCGTTTCCGCACAGACGCGCCCATGAAGACGCGACAGCCCGAGCAACCGCACACCATGGCGCCCGTCCACCACTGGCCTGGCCTCCCATCCTCCCAAGCGGACAAGGAAAACGCGTACCCCTACTCGGACCCCAAGATGATTGCCATGTCAGCCGCAGAGCCACCGGCCAAGCAAACCTGCAACAACAAGCGCGCCTTGATGGATACAGCGCCATTGCGCGATCGCAGCAAGAAGCAGAAGGTCGCCAAAGAAGTCAAGATCGAAGAATCCGAAGGACCCCTGCCAGAGCCGGACGACATGCCTTCCGTCGAGGACGACGGCAGCAAGCCCTCGTACAGCTACGCAATGCTCATTGGAATGGCCATTCTCCGCGCTCCGAGTCGCCGTCTCACTTTGGCGCAGATCTACAAGTGGATCTCAGACACATTTGCATTCTACCGCAACTCGCAAGAGACCGGGTGGCAGAACAGCATCCGCCACAACCTTAGCCTTAGCAAAGCCTTCTCGAAGCAGGAGCGACCAAAGGATGATCCTGGAAAAGGCCACTACTGGATCATCAATGCCGGTTTCGAGAAGCAGTACCACAAGGTCAAGTCAACACGCCGCTCTACCAACCCTGACGGATTTGTCCCAGCATACCCCAGCGACCTGCCTCGCCCTTCCACGTCAACGTCTGCTAGCTTCCCACCCATGAGCTCGACCAAAGGGTTTGACTCAAGCAGATTCCCAGAGCCAGACGAGACTGAACTGCCAGATTCGGATGCTACTATCCCGTGCTCAGACCCTGCTGCCCATGACGGCCATGACTCGATGAACATGCCACCGCCGCGCACTATGCCAtcctcaccaccaccagctGACATCCAGTCatctccgccgccgcccgtCTCAAGGTCGCGCTCTGTTCGCGAGGATACCCCACCACGAGCACCTCGCTTCCCTTCCAACAGCCGGTCAGGTGGACGCCGGCGCAAGTTCAACGGTCTCGGTGACAGCGGATACTACTCGTCGATTGAGTCATCTGCCATCAAAGGCAACCCGCTTGGACCACTTCTCACTTCCGAGGCAGATCTCGATCGACCAAGCATCAAGAGGGGACGTGCTGAAGAGGAAATTGCCCGGATACGTGGCTCCTCATACGACTCCCCGTCCAAGGCTAGGCATCACATGAAGCAGCCGAATGCTGCCCAACCCATCTCGTCGCCCTTCCGCCCAGGTGACAAGATCAGTGGAAACCCACTCACCCCTGCCATCGTCTTCAAGCGTCCTGCCCTGCCTCCTGCCTCCGCATCGCCGAACACCAATCTGCGAAACCACAGGAACAAGATGCGGGAGCTCGTCGGCGGCTCGCCAGACAAGAGCTTGGCGATGTGGGCCGACACTTCCTTCCTCGACGCCAAAGGCTGGAGTCCCGCTGTGTCGATCCCCAACGAAGAGCATGTCAACCTTGTTGGCGAAGGTTTCGAGAGCACATTCGACATCTTCGGGGATTTCAGCTACAACGAAAGCCCTCTCAAGCGTAGCATGAGCATGAAGCGTCCCCGCATGGAACGCGCTGTCACCACCAGTGGTGTTCTTGCTGACATCACTGGCTCCAAGGGCAACATGATGAACTCGCCCACCCCCAATTGGAAGATGGCATCTTCTTTCCTCAACATTCCTAACCTTTCACCCATCAAGGGCATGTCACCGCTGAAAGCTCCGCAGCTGAAGCCTTCGACATCGACACCATTGGCAGGCCTTGGGCTCTCTCTCCCCGGACCGAACAAGGAAAACGGCTTGCCTGGTCTTTGCCCTTCGCAGCCCTTCAGCGCTCCTTCCACGCAGCAGCAGAGCAAGGATGACGACGACATCTTCCATCTCCTGCACAGCGATGAGTCCGAGCCTGGTATCGATCTGCTTCAAGGGTTCGAGAAGATCGGTGCGCGTCCGTCTGCTGTTGCGCCGAACGGATCACCCAAGAAGCTGTCGCGACCTGGTCTGACTCGTAGCAGCACTGTTCGATTCTGA